In Mixophyes fleayi isolate aMixFle1 chromosome 4, aMixFle1.hap1, whole genome shotgun sequence, the following proteins share a genomic window:
- the LOC142150669 gene encoding histone H3, with amino-acid sequence MARTKQTARKSTGGKAPRKQLATKAARKSAPATGGVKKPHRYRPGTVALREIRRYQKSTELLIRKLPFQRLVREIAQDFKTDLRFQSSAVMALQEASEAYLVGLFEDTNLCAIHAKRVTIMPKDIQLARRIRGERA; translated from the coding sequence ATGGCCAGGACCAAGCAGACCGCCCGCAAGTCTACCGGAGGGAAAGCTCCCCGCAAGCAGCTGGCAACTAAAGCCGCCCGGAAGAGCGCCCCTGCTACCGGCGGCGTGAAGAAGCCGCATCGTTACCGTCCCGGGACAGTTGCTCTCCGAGAGATCCGCCGCTACCAGAAATCCACTGAGCTGCTGATCCGCAAGTTGCCCTTCCAGCGTCTGGTGCGGGAGATCGCCCAGGACTTCAAGACCGACCTGCGCTTCCAGAGCTCGGCAGTCATGGCCCTACAAGAGGCCAGCGAGGCTTACCTGGTGGGGCTCTTCGAGGACACCAACCTCTGCGCCATCCACGCCAAGAGGGTGACCATCATGCCCAAGGACATCCAGCTGGCCCGCAGAATCCGCGGGGAGAGGGCATAA
- the LOC142149830 gene encoding histone H2A type 2-B: MSGRGKQGGKTRAKAKTRSSRAGLQFPVGRVHRLLRKGNYAQRVGAGAPVYMAAVLEYLTAEILELAGNAARDNKKTRIIPRHLQLAVRNDEELNKLLGGVTIAQGGVLPNIQAVLLPKKTESHKPAKSK; encoded by the coding sequence ATGTCTGGAAGAGGGAAACAAGGCGGTAAGACCCGGGCTAAGGCCAAGACTCGCTCATCTCGGGCCGGTCTGCAGTTTCCTGTCGGTCGCGTTCACCGTCTACTGAGGAAGGGAAACTATGCGCAGCGTGTGGGAGCCGGAGCCCCGGTGTATATGGCCGCAGTACTCGAGTACCTGACGGCTGAGATTCTGGAGCTGGCCGGGAACGCCgcccgtgataacaagaagacccgtatcatcccccgccacctgcaGCTCGCCGTGCGCAACGATGAGGAGCTCAATAAGCTGCTCGGTGGGGTGACCATCGCCCAGGGAGGtgtcctgcccaacatccaggccgtgCTGCTGCCCAAGAAGACCGAGAGCCACAAACCGGCCAAGAGCAAGTGA
- the LOC142149831 gene encoding histone H2B 1.1-like has translation MPDPAKSAPAAKKGSKKAVTKTQKKDGKKRRKTRKESYAIYVYKVLKQVHPDTGISSKAMGIMNSFVNDIFERIAGEASRLAHYNKRSTITSREIQTAVRLLLPGELAKHAVSEGTKAVTKYTSAK, from the coding sequence ATGCCTGATCCAGCGAAGTCAGCGCCTGCTGCTAAGAAAGGCTCCAAGAAAGCGGTGACCAAGACCCAGAAGAAGGATGGGAAAAAGCGTAGGAAGACCAGGAAGGAGAGTTACGCCATCTACGTGTACAAGGTACTGAAGCAGGTGCACCCCGATACCGGTATCTCCTCTAAGGCTATGGGCATCATGAACTCCTTTGTTAATGACATCTTTGAGCGCATCGCCGGGGAAGCTTCCCGCCTAGCTCATTATaacaagcgctccaccatcacctcccgGGAGATCCAGACCGCCGTACGCTTGCTGCTGCCGGGAGAGCTGGCCAAGCATGCCGTGTCCGAGGGCACTAAGGCCGTCACCAAGTACACCAGCGCCAAGTAA